A stretch of the Microcella sp. genome encodes the following:
- a CDS encoding cytidine deaminase, with the protein MTDIDWDALRAVALEAMSHAYVPYSKFPVGVAAIVDDGRVISGCNVENASYGLTLCAECALVSSLHMTGGGKLVAFTCVDGDGGALMPCGRCRQLLFEHSAEGMLLETVSGIKTIDEVLPDAFGPRTLKEYHDGH; encoded by the coding sequence ATGACCGACATCGATTGGGATGCCCTGCGCGCCGTCGCCCTCGAAGCGATGTCGCACGCCTATGTGCCGTACTCGAAGTTTCCGGTCGGGGTCGCGGCGATCGTCGATGACGGTCGGGTGATCTCGGGCTGCAACGTCGAGAACGCGTCGTACGGCCTGACTCTGTGCGCGGAGTGCGCGCTCGTATCGAGCCTGCACATGACGGGCGGCGGCAAGCTCGTGGCCTTCACCTGCGTCGACGGCGACGGCGGTGCGCTCATGCCCTGCGGTCGCTGCCGGCAGCTGCTGTTCGAGCACTCGGCCGAGGGCATGCTGCTCGAGACGGTCTCGGGCATCAAGACAATCGATGAGGTGCTGCCCGACGCGTTCGGCCCCCGCACGCTGAAGGAGTACCATGATGGCCATTGA